One window of Komagataeibacter xylinus genomic DNA carries:
- a CDS encoding efflux RND transporter periplasmic adaptor subunit: MKARAFWLPLVGLSVFLVLNVADIAVADDDDPPVSVLGAEATVTVSPEAVTKSGIASARPSIVPWRKLVPAYGYVLNATQLITLVSDYADMKARLESMQAQQTLARAKLDRDKGLYRDRQNISQEQFQETTARFQSNSAMVKAEQVRVNNALNIIRQQFGSVISDATEKNTIFITQLLQQQVVLVKVTLPPDTDLPTPPSQADVTDYGNTGGHGTMLHYLSPVTMTDPAIQGRSFFYFASAESQLVAGMNVSVLLPTEEERPGIRIPASAIIWLQGKSWIYRDNGHGKFTRLPLTTDVPDREGGYLIQDTPGQITHETQIVVERTQLLLSEEFRAQLESGDDDD, from the coding sequence ATGAAAGCGAGGGCCTTCTGGCTGCCTCTTGTAGGTCTTTCTGTCTTCCTAGTTCTAAACGTGGCGGACATTGCTGTTGCAGATGATGATGATCCACCAGTTTCGGTTCTTGGCGCAGAGGCGACCGTGACGGTCTCCCCGGAAGCAGTTACGAAGAGTGGCATCGCTTCTGCACGACCCAGCATCGTGCCTTGGAGAAAGTTGGTTCCCGCCTATGGTTACGTTCTGAACGCAACACAACTTATCACTCTTGTTAGTGATTATGCTGACATGAAAGCGCGGCTGGAGAGCATGCAGGCACAGCAGACGCTTGCCCGTGCGAAACTCGATCGTGACAAAGGACTGTATCGCGACCGGCAGAATATCTCTCAGGAACAATTCCAGGAGACAACAGCCAGATTTCAGTCCAACTCAGCTATGGTAAAAGCAGAACAGGTCCGGGTGAATAACGCACTTAATATTATCAGACAGCAATTTGGTTCGGTCATATCTGACGCTACCGAAAAAAATACAATTTTCATTACACAGTTACTTCAACAACAAGTGGTCTTGGTCAAGGTGACCCTTCCACCAGATACGGATCTACCAACCCCACCAAGTCAGGCGGATGTGACCGATTATGGAAACACGGGTGGACACGGGACAATGCTCCACTATTTGTCTCCTGTAACCATGACCGATCCTGCTATTCAGGGGCGTAGCTTTTTCTATTTTGCGTCGGCTGAAAGTCAGCTTGTCGCGGGCATGAATGTTTCCGTTCTCCTGCCTACCGAAGAGGAACGTCCCGGTATCCGGATACCTGCATCAGCTATTATCTGGCTGCAAGGTAAGTCGTGGATATACCGTGATAACGGACACGGAAAATTTACACGCCTACCCCTTACGACCGACGTGCCGGACCGAGAAGGTGGCTACCTGATCCAAGATACTCCAGGACAAATCACACACGAAACGCAAATCGTCGTAGAGCGTACGCAATTACTTCTGTCTGAAGAATTCCGAGCTCAGCTTGAATCAGGAGACGATGACGACTGA